The proteins below come from a single Iocasia fonsfrigidae genomic window:
- a CDS encoding GTP-binding protein, translated as MNLVTFSGPPSSGKTAVILKTIRALRERNIKAGVVKFDCLYTDDDKLYAREDIPVKKGLAGSLCPDHYFVSNIEEVVQWGRKKGLDLLITESAGLCNRCSPYIKDIKAVCVIDNLSGINTPRKIGPMLKTADIVLITKGDIVSQAEREVFASRVRAVNPDAVIMHINGLTGQGAYEFSTLLDTEKEDIKTVSGKRLRFSMPSAMCSYCLGEKRIGEEHQLGNVKKIELGDEDEEQK; from the coding sequence ATGAACCTTGTTACTTTTTCTGGACCGCCTTCTTCGGGCAAGACAGCTGTTATCTTAAAGACGATCAGGGCTTTAAGGGAACGTAATATTAAAGCAGGTGTAGTGAAGTTTGACTGTCTTTATACTGATGATGATAAGCTTTATGCTAGAGAAGATATCCCAGTAAAAAAGGGTCTTGCCGGTTCTCTCTGCCCTGACCACTATTTTGTTAGTAATATTGAAGAAGTTGTCCAGTGGGGGAGAAAAAAGGGATTGGATCTGCTGATAACTGAAAGCGCCGGTCTCTGCAACCGCTGTTCACCATATATTAAAGATATTAAGGCTGTATGTGTGATAGATAATCTAAGTGGTATTAATACCCCCCGTAAAATAGGTCCCATGTTAAAGACTGCTGATATTGTTCTTATTACCAAGGGTGATATAGTTTCTCAGGCAGAAAGAGAGGTTTTTGCCTCCAGGGTTAGGGCAGTTAACCCTGATGCAGTGATAATGCATATTAATGGTTTAACAGGACAGGGGGCCTATGAATTTTCAACACTCCTGGATACTGAAAAAGAAGATATAAAAACAGTAAGTGGGAAAAGATTAAGGTTTTCCATGCCTTCAGCAATGTGTTCTTACTGTCTGGGAGAAAAGAGAATAGGGGAAGAACACCAGTTAGGTAATGTCAAAAAGATAGAACTGGGTGATGAAGATGAAGAGCAAAAATAA
- a CDS encoding thiamine pyrophosphate-dependent enzyme produces the protein MSKEDIYYSNQETAWCPGCGNFPLRKALAGALNELGLLPPQVAIFTGIGQAAKMLHYIRVNGFNGLHGRSIPPAIGSRIVNPTLKVLVESGDGCTYGEGGNHFLHNIRRNPDITHLVHNNQIYGLTKGQASPTTGEGMTTKIQTEGINSEPLNPIKLALSLGASFVARGFVGEEDHLRELIKSAIKHRGYALLDILQPCVSFNKVNTYQWYKQRVYKLADNYDDSDYNKALKKANEWGEQIPIGIFYRKEKKIFRDRFSQLDDRPLVEKEINPLGVKPFLLDFK, from the coding sequence ATGTCAAAAGAGGATATTTATTATTCTAATCAGGAAACAGCCTGGTGTCCAGGGTGTGGTAATTTCCCTTTAAGAAAGGCACTAGCAGGTGCTTTAAATGAACTAGGATTGCTGCCGCCTCAGGTGGCTATCTTTACAGGTATAGGGCAGGCAGCTAAAATGCTGCATTATATCAGGGTAAATGGTTTTAATGGTTTACATGGAAGGTCAATACCGCCTGCTATTGGTAGCAGGATTGTTAACCCTACTTTAAAAGTATTGGTTGAATCTGGTGATGGCTGTACATATGGAGAGGGAGGCAATCATTTCTTACACAATATTCGTAGAAATCCAGATATTACTCACCTTGTCCATAATAATCAGATATATGGTTTAACAAAAGGACAGGCTTCACCTACTACTGGGGAAGGGATGACTACTAAAATACAGACTGAAGGGATAAATTCAGAACCACTGAACCCAATTAAACTTGCCTTATCTCTGGGAGCGAGTTTTGTAGCCAGGGGATTTGTTGGAGAGGAAGACCACCTCAGGGAATTGATTAAATCAGCTATTAAGCATCGGGGCTATGCCTTACTGGATATTTTACAGCCCTGTGTATCTTTTAATAAGGTAAATACCTATCAGTGGTATAAGCAGCGAGTTTATAAACTTGCTGATAATTATGATGATAGTGATTACAATAAAGCCTTAAAAAAAGCTAATGAATGGGGAGAACAAATACCTATTGGAATTTTTTATCGGAAAGAGAAGAAAATATTTAGGGATAGGTTTTCTCAATTGGATGATAGACCACTTGTAGAAAAAGAGATTAATCCCCTGGGAGTTAAACCATTTTTGCTTGATTTTAAGTAA
- a CDS encoding YibE/F family protein: MRKRLLFILPVIILIIIFLIFFIDANKDREKNEGINYVRAKIVKVIDSRLKEEEDIPDAYVGAQKVKVRILNGKFKGLELIITNSRLHGDLVYDVIAEEGMEVVLAIDEKEGKLHSALIDNYVRDRVIYFLIFLFILALIGVGRVKGIMAFLSLITTGFLIVYFMMPLIFRGYSPILLIIIIVSVITCITLLSIGGFNKKSSAAIIGTVIGVIIAGVISLISGRLAHLTGITGEASEQLIYIMGDFPINIKGIMFAGIIISSLGAVMDVAMSIAATIFEIHNQVPGLSRTELIKSGMNVGKDIVGTMANTLILAFTGGSLSMMLLLMAYNVPYFRAINLNSVSTEIIQGLAGSIGLILTVPITSVVAVFLIKR; encoded by the coding sequence ATGAGAAAACGTTTATTGTTTATTTTACCTGTAATAATTCTAATTATTATATTTTTAATATTTTTTATAGATGCTAATAAAGATAGAGAGAAAAATGAAGGTATTAATTATGTAAGGGCAAAAATTGTCAAGGTAATTGATAGTAGGCTTAAAGAGGAAGAAGACATCCCTGATGCCTATGTCGGGGCACAGAAAGTAAAGGTTAGGATATTGAATGGAAAATTTAAAGGGTTGGAGTTAATAATAACTAATTCCAGGTTACATGGTGATCTGGTTTATGATGTTATCGCTGAAGAAGGGATGGAGGTGGTTCTGGCAATAGATGAAAAGGAAGGAAAACTCCATTCAGCTCTAATAGATAATTATGTCAGGGATAGGGTTATTTACTTTCTTATATTTCTCTTTATACTTGCCTTAATTGGAGTAGGTAGAGTAAAAGGGATAATGGCATTTCTTTCTTTAATTACTACAGGTTTTTTGATAGTATATTTTATGATGCCTCTAATATTTAGAGGCTATAGTCCTATTTTATTAATTATCATTATTGTTTCTGTAATTACTTGTATAACACTGTTATCTATTGGTGGATTTAATAAAAAGAGTTCTGCCGCTATAATAGGGACTGTTATAGGAGTAATAATTGCAGGTGTAATATCACTAATTTCTGGCAGATTGGCTCACCTTACCGGGATTACAGGGGAGGCCAGTGAACAGCTTATTTATATAATGGGTGATTTTCCCATTAATATTAAAGGTATTATGTTTGCCGGTATTATTATTTCATCACTTGGGGCAGTTATGGATGTGGCTATGTCAATTGCTGCTACAATTTTTGAAATTCATAATCAGGTACCAGGACTGAGTAGGACAGAGTTAATTAAATCAGGTATGAATGTTGGTAAGGATATTGTAGGTACTATGGCCAATACATTAATTCTTGCCTTTACAGGTGGTTCTTTAAGTATGATGTTATTACTTATGGCCTATAATGTCCCTTATTTCAGGGCAATAAATCTAAACTCAGTCAGTACTGAAATAATTCAGGGGTTAGCAGGTAGTATTGGGCTTATATTAACAGTTCCGATTACTTCTGTGGTAGCTGTTTTTTTAATTAAGCGTTAA
- a CDS encoding type II toxin-antitoxin system Phd/YefM family antitoxin: MIISSTEVQNNFGKYLGLVNEEDIIISRNGKKVARLVKYFGDNDYIICEGASIYSHEGKKVTYDEFLKIVRESENRYEYIDGQVYLLASPKFRHQMIVAKIFSGLLSWFNNSECQPLTSPFDVTLYKDNKANVVQPDLLVICDQENIEEDGSYKGFPTLVVEVLSESSRSKDIIQKMDLYMHGGVAEYWIVNPFSEEVNIYLFKKNQVENILTFKKKEIAESFVFQGLKIDLKEVFV; the protein is encoded by the coding sequence ATGATTATTAGTAGTACAGAGGTTCAGAATAATTTTGGGAAATACCTTGGGCTGGTAAATGAGGAAGATATAATTATAAGCAGAAATGGTAAAAAGGTAGCCAGGTTAGTTAAGTATTTTGGGGACAATGATTATATTATATGTGAAGGGGCATCTATATACAGCCATGAAGGGAAGAAGGTAACATATGATGAGTTTCTAAAGATTGTTAGAGAAAGTGAAAATAGATATGAATATATAGATGGACAGGTTTACTTATTGGCCTCTCCAAAGTTCAGGCATCAAATGATAGTTGCTAAAATCTTCAGCGGCCTATTATCCTGGTTTAATAATAGTGAATGTCAACCACTTACTTCTCCTTTTGATGTGACACTTTATAAAGATAATAAAGCTAATGTAGTACAGCCAGATTTATTAGTTATTTGTGACCAGGAGAATATTGAAGAAGATGGCAGCTATAAGGGCTTTCCTACCCTGGTAGTAGAGGTGCTTTCGGAATCCAGCAGGAGCAAAGATATTATTCAAAAAATGGATCTATATATGCATGGTGGGGTAGCAGAGTACTGGATAGTAAATCCTTTTTCAGAAGAAGTAAATATATATTTATTTAAAAAAAACCAGGTAGAAAATATACTGACCTTTAAGAAAAAAGAAATAGCAGAATCCTTTGTTTTCCAGGGACTGAAGATAGATTTAAAGGAAGTATTTGTTTAG
- a CDS encoding 2-oxoacid:acceptor oxidoreductase subunit alpha, translating into MDLNILIAGEAGQGLKTIETILGKTLFRMGFQIYTTRDYMSRIRGGHNFVKIRIGKGDITGPAEEIDVLLALNEEAISQHKQDLKEDGIIVLDGQIAREDIYQLINIPARKIANEVNSKALNTVFVGAVLKVLNLKIAEALKVIKEHFTDKKLQEDNMILLKEGFKKADGKFSLPKIEDNDEQLFIDGNSAVALGALAAGVKFFSAYPMSPSTGIMNYLAAKQKEQGIVVEQAEDEIAAINMTLGASYAGVRAMTATSGGGLALMAESVGLAGITETPLVIVDVQRPGPATGLPTRTEQGDLLFSINIAQGEFPLMVISPRDSEDAFYQTFRAFNLADKYQLPVILLSDQFLADSTTNINHYNLNSLKIETSLITDGESVKYEDYKRYQITEDGISPRAYPGQLSGEVVLVDSDEHDENGDIVESASARSNMVDKRMKKLVRIKQELKEPVFFGQEDINYLIIGWGSTYGPILEARKLLMEDGYKIGYLSFTDLWPLPEKRVKKIITPDIKVVVVENNATGQFAQLLKGQLGITSDYRMLKYNGRPFSGREIYQRMKEEVII; encoded by the coding sequence ATGGATTTAAATATACTTATTGCTGGTGAGGCTGGTCAAGGTTTAAAAACCATTGAAACTATTCTAGGTAAAACTTTATTCAGGATGGGTTTTCAGATATATACTACTAGGGATTATATGTCCCGTATCAGGGGAGGACATAACTTTGTTAAGATTAGAATAGGTAAAGGAGATATTACAGGTCCGGCTGAAGAGATAGATGTCTTACTTGCTTTAAATGAAGAAGCAATCTCTCAGCATAAACAGGACTTAAAAGAAGATGGCATTATTGTGCTTGACGGTCAAATAGCTAGGGAAGATATATATCAGTTAATAAATATTCCAGCTAGGAAAATTGCCAATGAGGTAAATTCCAAAGCTCTAAATACAGTTTTTGTCGGAGCAGTCCTGAAGGTCTTAAATCTCAAAATAGCTGAAGCTCTCAAAGTCATTAAAGAACATTTTACTGATAAAAAGCTCCAGGAAGATAATATGATATTGCTGAAAGAGGGGTTTAAAAAAGCAGATGGTAAATTTTCACTACCCAAGATAGAAGACAATGATGAACAACTTTTTATAGATGGTAATAGTGCTGTGGCATTAGGCGCTCTGGCTGCTGGTGTTAAATTTTTTTCAGCATATCCTATGTCACCTTCGACAGGAATAATGAATTATCTTGCCGCTAAGCAAAAGGAGCAGGGTATAGTAGTTGAACAGGCTGAAGATGAAATAGCAGCTATAAATATGACTCTGGGTGCTTCTTATGCTGGTGTAAGAGCAATGACTGCAACATCAGGAGGAGGTTTGGCCTTGATGGCAGAATCTGTTGGCCTGGCTGGAATAACAGAGACGCCGCTAGTAATTGTTGATGTACAGCGTCCTGGCCCAGCTACAGGACTGCCGACAAGGACTGAACAGGGTGATTTATTGTTTAGTATAAATATTGCCCAGGGGGAGTTTCCCCTAATGGTAATCAGTCCCAGAGATTCCGAAGATGCCTTTTATCAGACATTCAGGGCCTTTAACTTAGCAGATAAGTACCAACTTCCTGTTATATTATTAAGTGATCAGTTTTTGGCTGATTCGACTACCAATATTAATCACTATAATTTGAATTCCCTAAAAATAGAGACTTCATTGATAACTGATGGTGAGAGTGTAAAATATGAGGATTATAAACGTTATCAAATAACTGAAGATGGTATTTCACCCAGGGCATATCCGGGTCAGTTAAGTGGTGAGGTAGTTCTAGTAGATAGTGATGAACATGATGAAAATGGAGATATAGTGGAATCTGCTAGTGCTCGTAGTAATATGGTAGATAAAAGGATGAAAAAGTTGGTCAGGATAAAGCAAGAATTAAAAGAGCCTGTATTTTTTGGACAGGAGGATATTAACTATCTTATTATCGGTTGGGGTTCTACATATGGACCGATTCTAGAAGCAAGAAAATTGTTGATGGAAGATGGGTACAAAATAGGGTATCTTTCTTTTACAGACCTTTGGCCATTACCAGAAAAAAGAGTAAAAAAAATAATTACCCCTGATATTAAGGTAGTAGTAGTTGAAAATAATGCTACAGGGCAGTTTGCCCAACTATTAAAAGGACAACTAGGAATTACTAGTGATTATAGGATGTTAAAATATAATGGACGTCCATTTTCGGGAAGAGAGATTTATCAGAGGATGAAAGAAGAGGTGATTATATAA
- a CDS encoding ferritin-like domain-containing protein: protein MNVYEFALEFEQEHSSYYLDCAEKTNNSKLKKVFNDLAEEEQKHAKVVKDLAEKNKVSYVKSDILPRVKQVLEEIASGLPTSVIPTEQVDIYKQARKMEEKSREFYQSKAEETDLEFVKKVFKELAEEERKHENIMVNIVEMVNRPNTWLEDAEWYHHEQY from the coding sequence ATGAATGTATATGAATTTGCTTTAGAGTTTGAACAGGAACATAGTTCTTATTATCTTGACTGTGCAGAGAAAACTAACAATAGTAAATTGAAGAAGGTTTTTAATGATCTGGCAGAGGAAGAACAGAAACATGCGAAAGTAGTTAAGGACTTAGCGGAAAAAAATAAAGTCAGTTATGTTAAATCAGATATCTTACCCAGAGTTAAGCAGGTGTTGGAGGAGATTGCTTCTGGTCTACCAACAAGTGTTATTCCTACTGAACAGGTAGATATCTATAAACAGGCCAGGAAAATGGAGGAAAAAAGCCGGGAATTCTATCAGTCAAAGGCAGAAGAGACTGATTTAGAATTTGTAAAAAAGGTGTTTAAAGAACTTGCTGAGGAAGAAAGGAAACATGAAAACATTATGGTTAATATTGTTGAAATGGTTAATAGACCTAATACGTGGCTTGAAGATGCGGAATGGTATCACCATGAACAATATTAA
- a CDS encoding 5'-nucleotidase C-terminal domain-containing protein — MIKFNKTWKSAILLLVFLLSFTALILAADKEVHITILGTTDVHGNIMNYDYYGVHTYSQGFAMVNTMVKRIKSENPNTILIDAGDLIQGTPLTYYYGKKMKPDKNYPMTKIMNLMGYSAGAVGNHEFNYGQDTLHKIIDTADFPVLSANIIKESDSSLEFTPYTIIDVKGVKVAILGLTTQATTASEIEGLRILNPLDVAKEYVKKLKEEEKVDLVFISAHFGLDPEEREGNYARPIAQEVPGVDGILTGHDHAFVDIEEMGPGGYTVPILMPYKWGRALARYDFYLKRDNAKWVIDRDKTEHQVYDLRKMELEPDQEILLAGQSYHQETLEYTGTVIGTATADFKKGYQDEIKGISQGKLQDTPLVNLVNAVQMKYAEADISLAAEFAATANIKKGDITINDLSSIYIYENYLYGIKITGSELKKLLEFEARYYRQVKDGDATIAFNDSIPGYNYDMFKGITFDIDLSKPAPESAADLEDGKQFRIYNLKKDGKLVKDNDKFILALNDYRFQSWGKKMHGGFLYAMGIKSKEEAMKRVVFSSQEKYGDEGQVRNLMISYVKGKGTISPLVDDNWHLTGFDFSDLVGRDEMVQLINEGIISVPTKGRFGVNYQAINLYEKPEKEEISLISEKTNIPVKLLEKFQTKGELYKNVVILRDNYKKVSILSINDFHGALAQGGSNIGSSRLAGAIKSEKVKNPDGTIIVSAGDNYQGSAMSNLLYGEPVSAAFREMGIEASAVGNHEFDWGDDRINRWGEEGGFPFVAANIYDKRTGEPVSWAKPYVFIERKGAVIAFIGIATPETAYKTLKANVENYEFRDPVETLKTWVPILQMAGSDAMVALTHCGAFQDKDGSITGEAVDLTYVKGVDAVISAHTHQKVSGYVNGKPLVQAYKYGRTLGKLEFIFDQNDRLISAKPSIDNLYKRQDELKDDPETLRIYNKYNNEMKPVLERVIGKTTVNLRHDRYEGPSLLGEWATEVMKEKASVQIAMTNGGGLRTSIPAGEITVGKMYEVMPFDNTLFTMKLSGADIRANIEHGILNEDIGWIQVSGVKVVYNPDEETGNRIISITLEDGTPLEMDKYYTVVTNDFMATGGDDYKFENARKAVNTFIPLRETLIEAVEKSGTLSPVKKNWIIELKKITLLTHLKIAG, encoded by the coding sequence ATGATTAAATTTAATAAGACCTGGAAGTCAGCAATTTTGCTATTGGTTTTTTTATTAAGTTTTACGGCTTTAATTTTAGCTGCTGATAAAGAAGTACATATTACTATTCTTGGGACCACAGATGTACATGGAAATATAATGAATTACGATTATTACGGGGTTCATACTTATTCACAGGGCTTTGCTATGGTTAATACAATGGTAAAGAGAATCAAAAGTGAAAATCCTAATACTATTTTGATTGATGCAGGGGATCTTATTCAGGGTACCCCTCTTACCTATTATTATGGGAAAAAGATGAAGCCAGATAAAAACTACCCAATGACTAAGATTATGAATCTTATGGGTTATAGTGCCGGAGCTGTAGGTAACCATGAATTTAATTATGGTCAGGATACCCTCCACAAGATAATTGACACAGCAGATTTTCCTGTATTATCTGCCAATATTATTAAGGAATCTGATAGTTCTTTAGAATTCACTCCCTATACTATTATAGATGTAAAAGGTGTTAAAGTAGCTATTTTGGGTTTAACTACTCAGGCGACTACTGCTTCAGAGATTGAAGGACTAAGGATCTTGAATCCACTGGATGTAGCGAAAGAGTATGTTAAAAAATTAAAGGAAGAAGAAAAGGTTGACCTGGTCTTTATTTCAGCCCATTTTGGTCTGGATCCTGAAGAAAGAGAAGGGAATTATGCCAGGCCTATAGCCCAGGAAGTTCCTGGGGTAGACGGGATTTTAACAGGCCATGACCATGCTTTTGTTGATATAGAAGAGATGGGTCCAGGGGGATATACTGTTCCGATACTTATGCCTTATAAATGGGGTAGAGCCCTTGCTAGATATGACTTTTATTTAAAAAGAGATAATGCTAAATGGGTTATAGATAGGGATAAGACAGAACATCAGGTATATGACTTAAGGAAAATGGAACTTGAACCTGACCAAGAAATATTACTTGCCGGGCAAAGTTACCACCAGGAAACATTAGAATATACAGGTACAGTTATAGGTACAGCTACTGCTGACTTTAAAAAAGGTTATCAGGATGAGATAAAAGGTATTTCTCAGGGTAAACTTCAGGATACTCCTTTAGTTAATCTAGTAAATGCTGTTCAGATGAAATATGCTGAAGCAGATATTTCTTTGGCGGCTGAATTTGCTGCAACAGCAAATATTAAAAAAGGTGATATTACAATTAATGATTTATCATCAATTTATATTTATGAAAACTATCTTTATGGTATCAAAATTACTGGAAGTGAATTAAAAAAATTATTAGAATTTGAGGCCCGGTATTACCGACAGGTTAAAGATGGAGATGCTACCATTGCTTTTAATGATAGTATTCCTGGTTATAATTATGATATGTTTAAGGGTATTACTTTTGATATTGACCTTTCTAAGCCTGCTCCTGAAAGTGCTGCTGACTTAGAAGATGGTAAACAGTTTAGGATTTACAACCTAAAAAAGGATGGGAAATTGGTTAAAGATAATGATAAATTTATCCTTGCCCTAAATGATTATAGATTCCAGAGTTGGGGAAAAAAGATGCACGGTGGTTTCCTTTATGCTATGGGAATCAAAAGTAAGGAAGAAGCCATGAAAAGGGTTGTATTTAGTTCTCAGGAGAAATATGGTGATGAAGGACAGGTAAGGAACTTGATGATTAGCTATGTTAAAGGAAAAGGGACTATCTCCCCTCTAGTAGATGATAATTGGCATTTGACTGGTTTTGATTTTTCTGACCTAGTGGGTAGAGATGAAATGGTTCAGCTCATCAATGAAGGTATAATTAGTGTCCCAACTAAAGGTAGGTTTGGAGTTAACTATCAAGCAATAAATCTTTATGAAAAACCAGAAAAAGAAGAAATTAGTTTGATTTCTGAAAAGACGAATATTCCTGTGAAACTACTAGAAAAATTCCAGACTAAAGGAGAACTCTATAAAAATGTAGTTATTTTAAGGGATAACTATAAAAAGGTAAGCATCTTATCCATTAATGACTTCCATGGCGCCCTGGCTCAAGGGGGTTCAAATATTGGTTCTTCCAGACTGGCTGGTGCTATTAAGAGTGAAAAGGTTAAAAATCCTGATGGTACTATTATAGTATCAGCTGGAGATAATTATCAGGGTAGTGCCATGTCCAATCTACTATATGGTGAACCTGTGTCAGCTGCTTTTAGAGAAATGGGTATTGAGGCATCAGCAGTGGGTAACCATGAATTTGACTGGGGTGATGACAGGATTAACCGGTGGGGAGAAGAAGGGGGATTCCCCTTTGTAGCGGCTAATATTTATGATAAGAGGACTGGCGAACCTGTTTCCTGGGCAAAACCCTATGTCTTTATTGAGAGAAAGGGAGCTGTTATTGCCTTTATTGGTATTGCCACACCGGAGACAGCTTACAAAACACTTAAAGCTAATGTAGAAAATTATGAGTTTAGGGATCCGGTTGAAACACTTAAAACCTGGGTGCCTATATTACAGATGGCTGGTTCTGATGCTATGGTTGCCCTGACACATTGTGGTGCTTTTCAGGATAAGGACGGTAGTATAACTGGTGAAGCTGTTGATTTAACATATGTAAAGGGAGTAGATGCTGTAATATCAGCACATACCCATCAGAAGGTAAGTGGTTATGTGAATGGTAAACCACTGGTACAGGCTTATAAATATGGCAGGACACTAGGAAAATTGGAATTTATCTTTGATCAAAATGATAGGTTGATTAGTGCCAAGCCTTCAATAGACAATCTTTATAAAAGGCAGGATGAGCTTAAAGATGACCCGGAGACGTTGAGAATATATAATAAGTATAATAATGAAATGAAACCTGTATTGGAAAGGGTTATAGGGAAAACGACTGTTAATTTACGGCATGACAGATATGAAGGCCCATCTTTACTTGGAGAATGGGCAACCGAGGTAATGAAGGAAAAAGCTAGTGTTCAAATAGCTATGACCAATGGTGGGGGTTTAAGAACCAGTATACCTGCTGGAGAAATAACAGTAGGTAAAATGTATGAGGTAATGCCTTTTGATAATACCCTATTTACCATGAAATTATCTGGGGCTGATATCAGGGCCAATATTGAACATGGGATATTAAATGAAGATATAGGTTGGATTCAGGTCTCTGGTGTGAAGGTAGTCTATAATCCTGATGAAGAAACAGGGAACAGGATTATTTCAATAACACTGGAAGATGGTACACCACTGGAGATGGATAAGTATTATACTGTGGTAACAAATGATTTTATGGCTACTGGAGGAGATGACTATAAGTTTGAAAATGCCAGAAAAGCGGTGAATACTTTTATTCCCTTAAGGGAAACTTTGATAGAAGCAGTAGAGAAGTCTGGGACTTTATCTCCAGTTAAAAAGAATTGGATTATAGAGTTGAAAAAAATTACTTTGCTTACTCACTTGAAGATTGCTGGATAA
- a CDS encoding ATP-binding cassette domain-containing protein, whose product MKSKNNLQELSLAELIDKYPYIESFLVEQKFPLVRKDLTILEIYHQLSEGEKEDIVIEGEEFLSRVSAYIENMQDFLGEKETGVELLSLLAGNDKDGNQEQYERIDIKTGEIVALLGPTGSGKSRLLADIEWAAQGDSPTGRTILINGEKAAKEWRMNGSKKLVAQLSQNMNFVMDLSVEEFLCLHAESRLLENEHELVKKVIQKANDLAGETFSATSQITSLSGGQSRALMIADTAILSSSPIILIDEIENAGIDREKALDLLVGEEKIVLMATHDPTLALMADKRIVINNGAIVDFIERNNREKDILRDLKAVNDKLAKLRKELRYGKRPSLFD is encoded by the coding sequence ATGAAGAGCAAAAATAACCTTCAAGAGTTGTCTTTAGCTGAATTAATAGATAAATATCCTTATATAGAATCATTCCTTGTAGAGCAGAAATTCCCCCTTGTTCGTAAAGATTTAACTATCCTGGAAATCTATCATCAATTATCTGAGGGAGAGAAGGAGGATATAGTTATAGAGGGGGAGGAGTTTCTATCCAGGGTGAGTGCTTATATTGAGAATATGCAGGACTTTCTGGGTGAAAAGGAAACAGGGGTTGAACTGCTCTCATTGCTAGCGGGTAATGATAAGGATGGTAATCAGGAGCAGTATGAAAGGATAGATATAAAAACTGGTGAAATTGTAGCACTCCTTGGCCCTACTGGTTCAGGTAAAAGTAGGCTGTTGGCCGATATTGAATGGGCAGCCCAGGGAGATAGTCCTACAGGGAGGACTATTTTGATTAATGGTGAGAAGGCAGCTAAAGAATGGAGAATGAACGGCAGCAAGAAATTAGTGGCTCAGCTTTCCCAGAATATGAATTTTGTCATGGACCTTTCTGTTGAAGAATTCCTTTGCCTTCATGCTGAAAGCAGACTGTTGGAAAATGAACATGAACTGGTTAAAAAAGTTATTCAGAAAGCCAATGACCTTGCCGGGGAAACTTTTTCGGCTACCAGTCAGATAACTAGTCTAAGCGGCGGGCAGTCCCGGGCCCTGATGATTGCTGATACTGCGATTCTCAGTTCTTCCCCGATTATTCTTATTGATGAGATAGAAAATGCTGGGATAGATAGAGAGAAGGCCCTTGACCTCCTGGTAGGGGAAGAGAAAATTGTTCTCATGGCTACCCATGACCCAACTCTGGCCCTGATGGCTGACAAGAGGATTGTCATTAATAATGGAGCTATTGTCGATTTTATCGAAAGAAATAATAGAGAGAAGGATATTTTAAGGGATTTAAAAGCGGTAAATGATAAACTGGCTAAACTCAGGAAAGAACTCCGTTATGGTAAGAGGCCTTCTTTATTTGATTAA